The segment TGCAATGGTCTATCTTGCGCTATCTGGAACGGATGCCTGTCGAGCGCTGCGAACCTAGATGGATCGCAAAGTTTTTGGGGCTGACCCGTGCTCCCGTGACCCGTGCTATCGCAACTCTGGAACGACACGAATACGTGCACCAGATAACCAATGGTGAAGACGCACGCACGAAAACGATCGCCCTTACTCCGCTTGGTTCAAGTACCTTGGCAAGCGATCCAATCTTGGACGCTGTAAAGCAAATTCGCGCTTTGCCCGAAATCGAACAGACCCACTTTATCAATGCCATCCGATCAATTGCTTTGAATTCCGTAGGGTCGAACGATGAGCAAACATAAAAAGATCCTGTTGGTCGATGACGATCCCGATATCCGTGAATTGATCTCGCTATTCCTGGCTTCGGAACCTTATGACATCGTCGAGTCCAGTGACGTCCCTGCCGCGCTTCAAAGCTTGTCGTCGCATGGGCCATTCGATCTTGTGATCCTTGATTTCTGGCTTGGTCAAGATCACGCGGTTTCTGTCATCGACAAGATCCGGTCGAAAGATCAAAGCACGCCGGTCATCATGATTTCGGGGGGCAACCGCAGGATGGATCTTGAATCTACCGCTGCGATCTCAGACATCAGCGGCGCGGTTGTATTCCTGCAAAAGCCTTTTCAAAAAGCAACTCTACTGGATGCTGTAAACTCCGCGCTCCGTCCCTAAGCGTTCAAATTGCTACCCTCACAGGGGCGAACGCCCCTGCCAGATCGCGGAATAACACAGCGCCGCAATTATGAAGTAATAGATGGAAAGGCCATCGGCCCCATGTGCCTTAATAAATGCGCATCTTCAGGTTGATCCGAATGTCGCCAGCCCCGCGAATTGTATAAGACGTACGATCACGCCCCTTTGTGCGGCCCGCAACATAGTAGACCAACAACACGCTTAACTTTTTACCTTTGCAACGGCCCGTCCGCTGGGTGAATTTGCGGCGCTCGGCGCGATAGGTCCCCAATGACGGCGGGGTATTGATGATTAGGCGCGGGTGGCCGCGATCCTTACAGGTTTTTTCATCGTAATTCAGCCATTGGAATTCCATTTCGCTACCTGCGGCAACACGGCGGTCCCAATTGCGTGTAGACTGCGCGGCAACGCTTTGAACCGTGACGATGGACAGGAGAGCGGCAAGCCAAATCGCCGCGAAGTTCGCAAAACTGAAACTGCCTGTCTTCATCTTCATTTCCCCGTCAAATCGGTTCCAATTGAATTGTTTGTCGACACCTGCTTGTTGTTGCGGATAGGCTTGCGCCATCTCGATCGAAAGTCAAATGGCAATTGGGATGGCTTCATGAAGACCCAGAGTGCAATTCCCGTACTGTTTCTCACCATTCTCTGGGTGGCGTTGATGGTAGGCATCAGCACCGCCGCGCATGCCGGTCGTGTGGCGCTGGTGGTGGGGAATGCGCAGTATCAGAACACGCAAACGCTGGCCAACCCGCGCAATGATGCACAAGCGATTGCCAGCTCTTTGCGTGCCTTGGGGTTCGAGGTTTTTGATGGTTATGATCTCACTCGCAATGCCTTCGAAGAATTGATCCGCGACTTCGCGCGCGGTGCCGAAGGTGCCGATGCTGCGGTACTTTATTACGCCGGTCACGGGTTAGAAGTCGGCAGTGTGAATTATCTAGTGCCAGTGGATGCGAACATCCGTGACGAGGCTGATTTAAAATTCGAAACCATCAGTCTTGATGACATTATCGGCTTTATGGAGCGCGAACAGCGCACCAATCTGATCTTTCTGGACGCTTGCCGTGACAACCCGATGGCGCGCAATCTGTCGTTGAACATGGGCACGCGATCGGTCGCTGTCGGGCGCGGGTTGGCACCTGTGGACACGGGTGTTGGCACCTTGATTGCTTATGCCACACAACCCGGGAATGTCGCGCTTGACGGTGCGGGGCGCCACTCTCCATTTACCGATGCATTGCTTGACCATATTTCAACGCCTGATCTGGATGTCGAAATCATGATGCGCAGCGTCCGGCGGGACGTCATGCAAAAGACCGCGGGCCAGCAGGTTCCGTGGAGCAGTTCGTCGCTCACCGGCAGTTTCATTTTTCAGCCCAAGCCTGTCCAGACGGCCACACCGACAGCGCCGCCAGCGGCCGCGCCCGAACCTTTAACCCCAGAACGCAAAACTCTACCTGTGCTCCCTCTTGATAACCGGAAAGACCAGGAGCTGACACTAAAGGTTCAAACCCAGCTTAACCGTCTGGGCTGTAATGCGGGCACGCCGGATGGAATTTGGGGCCGCAAAAGCCATGCCGCACTTATGCGTCTGGTCGAACATGCTCCTTCAATTGAAATAGGGGCACAGGAACCAAGCGCAGTGCTGTTGCGCCAAATTGCGCAACTTGACGGCAGAATCTGCCCACTGGTCTGCGCCCCGACCCAAAATTTGATTGACGGGGCATGTGTGCGCAAGACCTGCGCCAGCGGACAGCGCCTGTCCTCGCGCGGTCAATGTTACACACCGCAAGTCGCGAAACCCCGCAACAGAACAACATCGAAATCCAGCTCCAGCTGTTTCAAATACAACGGTCAGACGTTTTGCGACTGACCGGCATCCGGTTTACGCCAGACACAGGTTGCACGCCTTGGGCATCGCCACAGGTTTTTGCGCCTTGCAGCCCTTGACCGCTTTTCGCTATCGTCCGCTATTATGGAAAACACCGACGCAATACTATCGCTTCTCCCGACCCGCCTGAAGGATGCGCGCCGCGCCAAGGGCCTGTCGCTTGATGCTGTGGCAAAACTGTCGGGCGTTTCGCGGAGCATGGTCAGCCAGATCGAGCGGGGCGAATCCTCGCCTACGATTTCAACGTTATGGAACCTGACCAAGGCGCTTCAGGTCGATTTTGCCGGACTTCTTGAGGATGATCTGGAAAGCCGTATCGAAGTTTTGCGCAGCGGCAATGTGCCTGCGATTGAAAAACTTAGCGCGGGATATTCAATACGTATCCTTTCGCCACCGGAAGAAGCCGGACGTCACGAGGTATACGACCTGCGGTTTCAGGAAAACGGCGTTCTGGACAGCCTGCCCCATGCCACCGGCGCACGCGAACATCTGACGGTTATCCACGGCCATCTGACAGTGACCAGCGGTGACGCGGTTGAACAACTGGCCGAAGGCGACACCGCGCGATACGCGGCAGACGTTGCCCACCGGATCACTGCCGATGGACCTGCACGCGCGTTTTTGGTGGTGCACGGCGCCTGACACATATCCGTGATTGCGGACGTCTTTCCATTTTTGCATAAATCCGCTATTGCGGAAATAAATCCACTATGCAAAATCCCACCAAACGGAGGACGCCATGACCACAGCTTTCTTGACCCACATGACCGATACGCTGGCGCAAATCGACGCGGAAAAGATGACCAAACACGAACGGCTCATCACCTCGCCGCAGGCGGGTCACGTCACCGCAAACGGCAAATCGGTGATCAACCTTTGCGCCAACAACTACCTCGGGCTTGCTGACCACCCCGACCTGATCCAAGCTGCCAAAACGGCGATGGACGACAAGGGTTTCGGCATGGCTTCAGTCCGGTTTATCTGTGGCACCCAAGACCTGCACCGCACGTTAGAGACGCGGATTGCGCGGTTTCTGGGCAAGGACGACTCCATCCTGTTTGCCGCCTGTTTTGATGCCAATGGCGGGCTGTTCGAACCGCTTTTGGGGCCGGAAGACGCCATCATTTCCGACGCCCTGAACCATGCTTCGATCATCGACGGCATCCGTTTGTGCAAGGCCAAGCGCTATCGCTATGCCAATTCCGACATGGACGACCTTGAAACCCAGCTAAAGGCCGCAAAGGCAGACGGTGCGAGGTTCATCATGATCGCGACCGATGGCGTTTTCAGCATGGACGGCTATCTGGCGAAGCTGCCCGCAATCACCAAACTGGCTGAAACCTATGGCGCGCTGGTCATGGTGGATGATTGCCACTCAACCGGTTTTATGGGCCCAAAAGGCACGGGCACACCCGCCCATTTTGGTGTTGATGTCGACATTCTGACCGGTACCTTGGGCAAAGCTTTGGGCGGCGCGATTGGCGGATACATCGCTGGCCCGCAACCGGTGATCGACCTGCTGCGCCAACGCGCCCGTCCCTATCTGTTTTCCAACTCCCTGCCCCCGTCCATTGTTGCAGCAGGCCTCGAAGCCATTCGTCTGGTTGAAGAGGGCGATGCCCTGCGCGCGCAATTGTTCAAAAACGCGACCTACTGGCGGGACGGGCTGACCCGTCTGGGATTTGACCTGTTGCCGGGCGAGCACCCGATCATTCCAGTGATGCTGGGCGAGGCGCATCTGGCACAAGAGATGGCCGCCCGACTGTTTGACGAAGGCGTCTATGTCAGCGGCTTCTTTTTCCCCGTTGTGCCACGCGGTCAGGCCCGCATCCGCACCCAGATGAACGCCGCCTTGACGTTTGACGATCTGGACCGCGCACTGGCAGCATTCGCGGTTGCCGGCAAAGCAGTAGGTGTTTTGAAATGAGCAATGAAATGAATGCCCTGGTCAAGGCCCACCCGCGTGAAGGGCTTTGGCTGCAAACCGCACCTGTTCCAGAAATCGGGCAGGATGACGTTCTGATCCGCATTAACAAAACCGGCATTTGCGGCACCGACATCCACATTTGGAACTGGGATGAATGGGCGCAAAAAACCGTGCCTGTGCCTCTGATCACCGGACATGAGTTTGCCGGCGAGATTGTCGAAATCGGGCGCAATGTCCAAGGGCTGCACATGGGGCAGCGATGCAGCGGCGAAGGACACCTGATTGGCAAACAATCCCGTCAAAGTCGGGGCGGAAAATTCCACCTTGATCCCGAAACCCGCGGTATCGGGGTGAATGAACAGGGGGCATTTGCCGAATATCTGCGCCTGCCTGCGTTCAATGTTGTGCCCCTGCCCGACGAGATCAGTGATGACATCGGGGCCATCCTTGATCCTTTGGGCAACGCTGTTCACACGGCCTTGTCCTTTGATCTGCTGGGCGAAGACGTGCTGATCACCGGCGCGGGGCCGATTGGCATTATGGCCGCGGCAGTTGCCCGCCACGCAGGCGCGCGCAATGTCGTTATCACGGACATAAATCAGGACCGGTTGGATCTGGCAGCCAAGGTTGCAGATGTTACGCCGGTGAATGTGACAAGCGAAGATCTGGCAGACGTTCAAGGGCGCTTGAAAATCAAACAAGGGTTTGATGTCGGCCTGGAAATGTCAGGTAATCAGGCGGCACTTGATCAAATGGTCGAAGCCATGGTGATGGGAGGCCGCATCGCCTTGCTTGGCATCCCCCCCGGCAAAAGCCCTGTCGACTGGAGCCGGATCGTGTTCAAGGCAATCACTCTCAAGGGCATCTACGGCCGCGAGATTTTCGAAACGTGGTATAAAATGATTGCCATGATTCAAAACGGCTTGGACGTTTTTGGCGTGATCACCCACCGCTTTGCGATGAAGGACTTTGAAAAGGGGTTTAGCGTGATGAAATCCGGCCTCTCAGGCAAGGTCGTGCTGGACTGGCGCGCCGGTTAAGGTTTTGCCTGCCGCAAGATCGCGATTGCTGCAGCACGCGGGCCGTTTTCAACGCGTCACGTCGGTTAAGTCGCGTCAAGCTGGGGTGGAACATGGAAATGTTCTCTAATCTCAAGAATTTAACCATCAGTTAATCACAATAATCTTTGAAAAATCCGTAAAACGTGTTTGTGTCCTTGGAAAACAAAGTACAAAAAACGACCATTGGGCAGTGACATGACAATTTCTTATGCGACCGCAAGGAGCGCACCCATTCTTGAATGGGCAGACGAGCGTGTTTTGATCGAAGGCTGGCAACAGCGGAAAGACCGCACAGCGCTGGAAAAATTGCTTTTGTCTCACGTGCGGATTGTTTTTGCATGGGTGCGGAAACTCAGCACGGACCGCGCAGAACAAGAAGAGATGGTGTCCGAAGGTATCCTTGGACTGATCAAGGCGGCTGATATGTTTGATCTTGCGAGAGACGTCAGGTTCTCAACCTACGCCCGGTGGTGGGTCAAGAATAGTGTGCTGACCGCATTTGAACGCCTCAGATCTATCGTTGAATTGCCCGCCGGTATGCGTGCGGAAGAAGGGCAGCAGGTCAAACAAAGTACAGACCTGTTTGATATGTTGGTTTGCGACGATCCCACGCCCGAAGAACGGATGATCGCGATCTCATCGCGCGATCAGCTGCGGGCGCGGCTGGCCGATGCCCTTACGGGGCTGAACGAAATTGACCGTGAAATCGTGACCAGCAGAACCTTGAAGCACCCCTCGGAAACGATCAACGATCTGGCGGCAAGGTTAAATATGAACACCACCAAGGTAAGACAGGTCGAACGCCGCGCAATGTCGCGGTTAAAAAACGAGCTATTGGCCCGCGGCGTCACAACAAGCAGAGCTGATTAGCGTGATCCAGACAATCAACCTATTAGCGCCGTCAAAATCATCGGATGCAACCAATCAACAAACTGTGCCGGAAGGTTTTGCCGCGCTGATGCAGGGCAAGTCGGCCGTTGAAACCGCTGTCACCGCCCCTGAGATTGCCAATGCAGAAAGCGAGTTGGTTGCGGGGGAACTTATTGACGGCGCAGCTGAGCGGGCGACGGAAACACCTGGACCGCCCGCTCAAATGCCGTCGCCCGCGCCCCTGTTGAAGGACGGTGAAACGGTGGTGCCCGCGGTTTCGGCGAAGGTGGGTCTCCCTGATGCCCAAACTTTTGAACGTCGCGGTTTCGCTGTGCCAGACCAGTTCGCCGACGCCGGAAAGGTACAACAACCCGACGCTGCGCCGCAGACATTGGTCGGGACAGACAGCAACAAACAATCCCAAAATCTAGTGAACAGCACGCCTGTAATCGCCACGGACACCAAACTGACACATCAGACGGTACCGCCTGTCCAAACAGGGCCGCAGCCCGTACCGGTTGCGATCACATCCGCTCCGATGGTCCAGTCAGCCCTGCCAGAACCAGCTTTTGCGCAAGCAAGCACCCAGCCCCAAATTGCCGTGGATACGACCGACATCGCCAAACGTCAGGTTACGGTGGCAGCCGCCGGACAGCCGCAATCTCCCGCGCCCATCACCCCCGTTTCGCAAGTCGGGCAGGACAGCGCGGCGCCCTTATCGTTGCCGTCGGACAAGCCCACCCCCCCAATCCGAACACCAGAAATGCCCACCGCTCAGGCACCTCAAACCGTCGCAAAGGATGCGTTGCAACTGACGACACCAAACCCTGCACAAGACATCGCGAAACCGACGGTACAGGTTCAATTGAGCCAAGGGCAGCTTCAGGTTTTGGGACCAGAACAACAGACGATCGCAGCCCAAGGCATGCCCGCCATCCAAACCGCGCAGGGCGTTGCGAAACCTTCCTTGATCAAACAGGGTGAGCTGTCCCAGATCGATCACGCTGCGCCAGACGGACGTGCGGCAGATCGGCCATCGATGATGGGCGCTGTTTTCGCGACCGGCAAAGCGACGCTACCAAACGCCCCTCTCAAACCGGCAAACCAAGGGACGGTCCCGCTTGATCTTGATCATCCCGAACACCTGCCGCCTGCGCCTGCCCTTTCATCAACAACAGCAAGCACCGAAGCCGGACAGGCCATGAGCGCTGCTGAAACCGTGGCCAAACCTGCCGCCAAGCCCTTTTCAGAAGCACTGATGGCACAGGTGAAATCCGTCGAGGTCGCGCAGGGGCGCACCACCGTTAACCTGATCCCGCGTGGGTTAGGCAGTATCGAAATTGAAGTCCTTTCGGAAAGTGACGTCACACAAAAGGTTGTAGTACGCGTTGAAAATCCGGCTGTTTTGCAAGCGTTGCGGGATGACCGGCAAGGCCTTGCGCAGGCGATTGGCGTTTCGGACAGCAGCATTTTTGACTTTCAGGAACAGGCCGCGGGGGATCACCCGTCCCAGCGCCAGCACAACAGCAATCAGGGTGGTATCGCTCTTTCCGACGGCCCCCTGGCGCAGCCGGAACCTAAACATCTCGATGT is part of the Sulfitobacter geojensis genome and harbors:
- a CDS encoding MarR family winged helix-turn-helix transcriptional regulator yields the protein MNSPALGNDLATIRNYVYRDQAQKGWPWRMTQDVDNKKLIASVVLLERFVRDIYPTKHSSAIQPLQWSILRYLERMPVERCEPRWIAKFLGLTRAPVTRAIATLERHEYVHQITNGEDARTKTIALTPLGSSTLASDPILDAVKQIRALPEIEQTHFINAIRSIALNSVGSNDEQT
- a CDS encoding response regulator, with protein sequence MSKHKKILLVDDDPDIRELISLFLASEPYDIVESSDVPAALQSLSSHGPFDLVILDFWLGQDHAVSVIDKIRSKDQSTPVIMISGGNRRMDLESTAAISDISGAVVFLQKPFQKATLLDAVNSALRP
- a CDS encoding caspase family protein, with the translated sequence MKTQSAIPVLFLTILWVALMVGISTAAHAGRVALVVGNAQYQNTQTLANPRNDAQAIASSLRALGFEVFDGYDLTRNAFEELIRDFARGAEGADAAVLYYAGHGLEVGSVNYLVPVDANIRDEADLKFETISLDDIIGFMEREQRTNLIFLDACRDNPMARNLSLNMGTRSVAVGRGLAPVDTGVGTLIAYATQPGNVALDGAGRHSPFTDALLDHISTPDLDVEIMMRSVRRDVMQKTAGQQVPWSSSSLTGSFIFQPKPVQTATPTAPPAAAPEPLTPERKTLPVLPLDNRKDQELTLKVQTQLNRLGCNAGTPDGIWGRKSHAALMRLVEHAPSIEIGAQEPSAVLLRQIAQLDGRICPLVCAPTQNLIDGACVRKTCASGQRLSSRGQCYTPQVAKPRNRTTSKSSSSCFKYNGQTFCD
- a CDS encoding helix-turn-helix domain-containing protein, which translates into the protein MMENTDAILSLLPTRLKDARRAKGLSLDAVAKLSGVSRSMVSQIERGESSPTISTLWNLTKALQVDFAGLLEDDLESRIEVLRSGNVPAIEKLSAGYSIRILSPPEEAGRHEVYDLRFQENGVLDSLPHATGAREHLTVIHGHLTVTSGDAVEQLAEGDTARYAADVAHRITADGPARAFLVVHGA
- a CDS encoding glycine C-acetyltransferase, producing MTTAFLTHMTDTLAQIDAEKMTKHERLITSPQAGHVTANGKSVINLCANNYLGLADHPDLIQAAKTAMDDKGFGMASVRFICGTQDLHRTLETRIARFLGKDDSILFAACFDANGGLFEPLLGPEDAIISDALNHASIIDGIRLCKAKRYRYANSDMDDLETQLKAAKADGARFIMIATDGVFSMDGYLAKLPAITKLAETYGALVMVDDCHSTGFMGPKGTGTPAHFGVDVDILTGTLGKALGGAIGGYIAGPQPVIDLLRQRARPYLFSNSLPPSIVAAGLEAIRLVEEGDALRAQLFKNATYWRDGLTRLGFDLLPGEHPIIPVMLGEAHLAQEMAARLFDEGVYVSGFFFPVVPRGQARIRTQMNAALTFDDLDRALAAFAVAGKAVGVLK
- the tdh gene encoding L-threonine 3-dehydrogenase, with translation MSNEMNALVKAHPREGLWLQTAPVPEIGQDDVLIRINKTGICGTDIHIWNWDEWAQKTVPVPLITGHEFAGEIVEIGRNVQGLHMGQRCSGEGHLIGKQSRQSRGGKFHLDPETRGIGVNEQGAFAEYLRLPAFNVVPLPDEISDDIGAILDPLGNAVHTALSFDLLGEDVLITGAGPIGIMAAAVARHAGARNVVITDINQDRLDLAAKVADVTPVNVTSEDLADVQGRLKIKQGFDVGLEMSGNQAALDQMVEAMVMGGRIALLGIPPGKSPVDWSRIVFKAITLKGIYGREIFETWYKMIAMIQNGLDVFGVITHRFAMKDFEKGFSVMKSGLSGKVVLDWRAG
- a CDS encoding sigma-70 family RNA polymerase sigma factor, with translation MTISYATARSAPILEWADERVLIEGWQQRKDRTALEKLLLSHVRIVFAWVRKLSTDRAEQEEMVSEGILGLIKAADMFDLARDVRFSTYARWWVKNSVLTAFERLRSIVELPAGMRAEEGQQVKQSTDLFDMLVCDDPTPEERMIAISSRDQLRARLADALTGLNEIDREIVTSRTLKHPSETINDLAARLNMNTTKVRQVERRAMSRLKNELLARGVTTSRAD
- a CDS encoding flagellar hook-length control protein FliK; protein product: MIQTINLLAPSKSSDATNQQTVPEGFAALMQGKSAVETAVTAPEIANAESELVAGELIDGAAERATETPGPPAQMPSPAPLLKDGETVVPAVSAKVGLPDAQTFERRGFAVPDQFADAGKVQQPDAAPQTLVGTDSNKQSQNLVNSTPVIATDTKLTHQTVPPVQTGPQPVPVAITSAPMVQSALPEPAFAQASTQPQIAVDTTDIAKRQVTVAAAGQPQSPAPITPVSQVGQDSAAPLSLPSDKPTPPIRTPEMPTAQAPQTVAKDALQLTTPNPAQDIAKPTVQVQLSQGQLQVLGPEQQTIAAQGMPAIQTAQGVAKPSLIKQGELSQIDHAAPDGRAADRPSMMGAVFATGKATLPNAPLKPANQGTVPLDLDHPEHLPPAPALSSTTASTEAGQAMSAAETVAKPAAKPFSEALMAQVKSVEVAQGRTTVNLIPRGLGSIEIEVLSESDVTQKVVVRVENPAVLQALRDDRQGLAQAIGVSDSSIFDFQEQAAGDHPSQRQHNSNQGGIALSDGPLAQPEPKHLDVVQDGQLDILT